The sequence GACGGCTACCTGCAGGCGGCACGCGATGCCGGCCTGAGCGACGCGAAGATCGTCGACATCGTGGCCCAGGTCGCCGCGCTGACCCTGACCAACTACCTGAACAACGTCGCCAGGACCGACCTCGACTTCCCCGCGGTCGAGGCCTGAGCAGGAGCTAACGCCATGAAGCAAGTGAGCCTGTACACCAGCGACCACTGCCCCTATTGCCGCAACGCCAAGGCGCTGCTCGAACGCAAGGGCGTGAAGGCCATCGAATACAACGTCGCCAGCGACCCACAGCTGCTGCGCGAAATGCTGGCCCGCACCGGACGCCGCACCGTGCCGCAGATCTATATCGGCGAGCACCACGTCGGCGGCTTCGACGACCTCGCGGCCCTGGAGCACAAGGGCGAGCTGGATGCGTTGTTGCACTAGCACGATGCCTGGCGGCGGATAACCCCCTCGGGGTTATTCGCCCTACCAAAGCCGCCGCAGGCGGCTCTTAGGCTTCCAGAGAAACATCCACGCACTCCAGACCGCCCCTTACAGGAGGCCGAGCTAATCCAACGCAGAGGAGAACGAAAAAGCGGGCCAAATGGCCCGCTTTTTCGTTGATGCAGGAACCGGCTATTCCGCCAATTCCCCGCACAGGTCCAGGGCGAACCAGCGCTCCGCCTCGGCCACGTCCAGCCCCGCGCCCAACAGGGCGAAGAGCTTGCCGAGGGCTGCTTCGCGGGTCATGCCACCACCGGACACCAGCCCTGCATCGCGCAGGCGGCTGCCGGCGGCGTAGATGTCGAAGACCACGCTGCCTTCATAGCACTGGCTGATCGCCGCGAGCAGCACGCCGCGTTTGCGTGCCGCGCCCAGGGCTTCGAGCAGCGCTTGATTGTCCGACGGGCCGGTGCCGCTGCCGTAGCACTCCAGCAATACAGCCTGAACGCCACTCTTGAGCACGGCGTCGAGTTGCTCGGCCTGCAGGCCGGGGAACAGCGGCTGCACCGCTAAACGCACCGGTTGGCGCGGCTGGTTGTAGCGCAGTTGCTGGGGAATCTGTTCCGCGCGCACGCCGTGGCGGTCACGGTGCGGTTCGCAGAAGGAGTCGAAGGCTTCGCTGTGACGCTTGGTGACCCGTGCGCCGTGCAATTGCTGGCCTCCGAAGAAGACCTGCACGCCGGAGACTTCGCCGCGCCCCAGCGCATCCAGAGCGCCACCGAGGTTGGCCCAGGCATCGCTGCCCGGCGCGCCGGCCGGCAGCATGGAACCGGTCAGTAGGACCGGCACGTCAAGGCCAAGCAGCAGGAAGGACAGCGCGGCCGCGGTGTACGAAAGGGTGTCGGTGCCGTGCAGCACGAGCACGCCGTCATGGCCGCCCTGCTCCACCGCCTCGACGATGGCGTCACGCATGGCCAGCCAATTGGCCTGCTGCATGTTGGCGCTGTCGAGCAGCGGCTGCATTTCCTGCAGGCGCCAGGCGAAGGACGGGGTGCGGCCGCTGTCGGCCAGCCAGCCGCGCATGCGCGCCTCGAAACCGCTCGCCGGGGCCAGGCCTTCGGCGGTCTGCAGCATACCGATGGTGCCGCCGGTATAGAGGACGAAGAGGTTCTGTACTGCACGCATGTCGGGGTCCTGCGGATTCTTGTTATCGGGTACGAGCCGGCCGCGAGGCCGGCTCGTACCTGGCCGTCAGCGGTGCGTCTGCGGCAGGCCTACAGGCTCTTCGCGCTCGGCTTCGGCTTGCTGGCCGGCCGGCCAGGCATTGCGGTCCAGATCGAGGTCGGCGAACTGCGCCGAGTCGAACACCGGCTGATCGATGCCGGCACTGCGCTGAGCATCGTAATCGCGCATCACCCGCAGGCCAACCTTGAACAGCAGCGCCAGGGCCAGCAGGTTGACGAACGCGAGGCAGGTCATGGTGATGTCGGCGAAGGCGAACACGGTGGACAGGTTCTGCACCGAGCCCCAGACGATCAGCGCCAGGACCAGCGCGCGGTAACCGATCAGCACCAGGCGGTTGCGGGTCAGGAACTGCAGGCTGTTCTCGCCCAGGTAGTAGTTGTAGAGGATGCAGGTGAAGACGAAGAGCGACAGGGCGACGCTGACGAACAGGCGGCCCCAGTCACCGACCACCGCGGCCAGGGAGTTCTGGGTCAGGGTGATGCCATCGCCTTCGAAGCCCGGGGTGTAGAAGCCCGAGAGCAGGATCAGCAGCGCGGTGCAGGTGCAGATGACGAAGGTGTCGAGGAACACGCTGAAGGCCTGGACCACACCCTGCGCGGCCGGGTGGCGCACGGCGGCCACGGCGGCGACGTTCGGCGCACTGCCCAGACCCGCTTCGTTGGCGAACACGCCACGCTTCACGCCCATGACGATGGCGCTGCCCAGCAGGCCGCCGAAAGCAGGCTCGAGGCCGAAGGCGCTCTTGAAGATGGTTTCCAGCATGGCCGGGACGTGTTCGATCTGAGTGCCGATCACATACAGGGTCACGCCGATGTAGGCGAGGGTCTTGACCGGTACCAGCAGGTCGGACACCGACGCGATGCGCTTGATGCCGCCAACGAAGACGATGGCCAGCAGCACGGCCAGGGCGATGCCGGTGTGCTGCGGGGCGAAGCCGAAGGCGTTCTGCAGCGAATGGGTCACGGTGTAGGACTGCAGGCCGTTGAAGGCGAAGCCGTAGGTCACCAGCAGCAGGACGGAGAACACCACCGCCATGGTCTTCAGCTTCAGGCCGTGCTCGATGTAGTAGGCCGGACCGCCGCGGTACAGGCCGTCACCGTCGGCGCGCTTGTAGACCTGCGCCAGGGTGCACTCGAAGAAGCTGCTGGACATGCCGACCAGCGCGGTCACCCACATCCAGAACACCGCGCCCGGGCCGCCCAGGGTCACGGCGATGCCGACACCAGCGATGTTGCCCGCGCCGACGCGGCCGGCGAGGCTCAGCATCAGGGCCTGGAAGGAGCTCAGTTGCCCAGCCTGGCCGCGGATCGACTCCTTGAACACACCGAACATGTGGCCGAAGTGGCGGAACTGGACGAAGCGGGAACGCAGCGTGAAGTAGCTGCCGAGTCCGACGATGAGGACGATGAGCACCTTCCCCGAGAGGAAGTCGTTGAGCGCGTCGAGCATGGGGTGTGACCTCGATTCTTGTTCTTCGGATGGGAAGAGAACCGCCCGGTCCCGGGTCGGGCCTGGCGATGGCGGGCAAGGTTGGCCAAGGCAACGGATTGTGACAATTTCGCGTCTTGCTCGGTTTTGATGCGACCTGATGCTAGAATCGCGTCATTCGCATCACCCCCGGACCGTGCCATGTCTGACCATCTGGTCGAGAATCTCAAGCTCGCCTGCAGCCACTACCGCTCAATTTCCGAGGTCTGCCGGCAGTTGCAGATCAACCGCGGGCAGTTCAACAAGTACCTCAACGGGCAGAGCCGCCCCACTCCGTACAACCTCAAGCGCATCGGCGATTTCTTCGGTGTCGAGGACTACG is a genomic window of Pseudomonas knackmussii B13 containing:
- the grxC gene encoding glutaredoxin 3, whose translation is MKQVSLYTSDHCPYCRNAKALLERKGVKAIEYNVASDPQLLREMLARTGRRTVPQIYIGEHHVGGFDDLAALEHKGELDALLH
- a CDS encoding asparaginase, coding for MRAVQNLFVLYTGGTIGMLQTAEGLAPASGFEARMRGWLADSGRTPSFAWRLQEMQPLLDSANMQQANWLAMRDAIVEAVEQGGHDGVLVLHGTDTLSYTAAALSFLLLGLDVPVLLTGSMLPAGAPGSDAWANLGGALDALGRGEVSGVQVFFGGQQLHGARVTKRHSEAFDSFCEPHRDRHGVRAEQIPQQLRYNQPRQPVRLAVQPLFPGLQAEQLDAVLKSGVQAVLLECYGSGTGPSDNQALLEALGAARKRGVLLAAISQCYEGSVVFDIYAAGSRLRDAGLVSGGGMTREAALGKLFALLGAGLDVAEAERWFALDLCGELAE
- a CDS encoding alanine/glycine:cation symporter family protein, encoding MLDALNDFLSGKVLIVLIVGLGSYFTLRSRFVQFRHFGHMFGVFKESIRGQAGQLSSFQALMLSLAGRVGAGNIAGVGIAVTLGGPGAVFWMWVTALVGMSSSFFECTLAQVYKRADGDGLYRGGPAYYIEHGLKLKTMAVVFSVLLLVTYGFAFNGLQSYTVTHSLQNAFGFAPQHTGIALAVLLAIVFVGGIKRIASVSDLLVPVKTLAYIGVTLYVIGTQIEHVPAMLETIFKSAFGLEPAFGGLLGSAIVMGVKRGVFANEAGLGSAPNVAAVAAVRHPAAQGVVQAFSVFLDTFVICTCTALLILLSGFYTPGFEGDGITLTQNSLAAVVGDWGRLFVSVALSLFVFTCILYNYYLGENSLQFLTRNRLVLIGYRALVLALIVWGSVQNLSTVFAFADITMTCLAFVNLLALALLFKVGLRVMRDYDAQRSAGIDQPVFDSAQFADLDLDRNAWPAGQQAEAEREEPVGLPQTHR